Proteins from a genomic interval of Sporomusaceae bacterium:
- a CDS encoding S-layer homology domain-containing protein: protein MQKRLLKVAIATALTVAFAAPAFANPFTDVPAKHWAYGAVNKLAQAGIVDGYGDGTFRGDKTITRYEMAQIVAKAMNKDLNSDQKAIVDKLAKEYAVELNNLGVKVEGLQNQVDNMVKFSGDARVRYYNADNADNTTDKDSTEYRVRLGATAKVNDVTSLHARFTSGSASFGAGNASASIDNAYVSTKLLGIGAKIGRQDYDLGQGMLAGAGSTAILNGVSVREGGFMAFGGKEDNGTALVKTYGGQYSFNLATLPFSVSYLNQNDNDYYAAGTSFNLFSGLKVAGEYAKNESANAQAYQVKAILGKTGLSAAYKSVEANAVPFESALNLKSTGGILSDFRSVANATGKATGMEYEYNADLAKNTNFNVLYQDIKNAGKNVRATVNVKF, encoded by the coding sequence GTGCAGAAGAGACTTCTTAAAGTGGCTATCGCTACCGCTCTCACCGTGGCTTTCGCCGCTCCTGCTTTCGCCAATCCTTTCACCGACGTTCCCGCTAAGCACTGGGCTTACGGCGCGGTGAACAAACTCGCCCAGGCGGGCATCGTCGACGGTTACGGCGACGGCACCTTCCGCGGCGACAAGACCATCACCCGTTACGAAATGGCTCAGATCGTCGCCAAAGCTATGAACAAGGACCTCAACTCCGACCAGAAAGCCATCGTCGACAAACTGGCCAAGGAATACGCCGTCGAGCTCAACAACCTCGGCGTAAAAGTCGAAGGCCTGCAGAACCAGGTCGACAACATGGTCAAATTCTCCGGTGACGCCCGTGTACGTTACTACAACGCCGACAACGCCGACAACACCACCGACAAAGACTCCACCGAATACCGCGTCCGCCTCGGCGCCACCGCCAAGGTCAACGACGTCACCAGCCTCCACGCCCGCTTTACCAGCGGCTCGGCTTCCTTCGGCGCCGGCAACGCCAGCGCATCGATCGACAACGCTTATGTCAGCACCAAGCTGCTCGGCATCGGCGCCAAGATCGGCCGCCAGGACTACGACCTCGGCCAGGGCATGCTGGCCGGCGCCGGCTCAACCGCCATCCTCAACGGCGTAAGCGTGCGCGAAGGCGGATTCATGGCCTTCGGCGGCAAAGAAGACAACGGCACCGCACTGGTAAAAACCTACGGCGGCCAATACTCCTTCAACCTCGCCACCCTGCCGTTCTCCGTGTCCTACCTGAACCAGAACGACAACGACTACTACGCCGCCGGCACCAGCTTCAACCTCTTCTCCGGCCTGAAAGTGGCCGGCGAATACGCCAAGAACGAATCCGCCAACGCCCAGGCTTACCAGGTTAAGGCCATCCTCGGCAAAACCGGCCTGAGCGCCGCTTACAAGAGCGTCGAAGCCAACGCCGTACCGTTTGAATCGGCCCTCAACCTCAAATCGACCGGCGGCATCCTGAGCGACTTCCGCAGCGTGGCAAACGCCACCGGCAAGGCAACCGGCATGGAATACGAATACAACGCCGACCTGGCCAAGAACACCAACTTCAACGTTCTCTACCAGGACATCAAGAATGCCGGCAAGAACGTCCGCGCCACCGTCAACGTCAAATTCTAA
- the lptC gene encoding LPS export ABC transporter periplasmic protein LptC: MKLSKSAYRAIACTLLIIAGGLYYFNKAELPPPPVVQEAKADDGSANITFFGSKIVEQQDGKKQWEVEAESVQMNPGTNRAQLINFQATLYRADGSKLHLVGRQAELDTKTRDIHMSGDIKATNSDGAVFTSATARWAAKERKFFGGGGITMTRGDTVVTGDRVEGDEQLEKVKVFGNARAVKGGTPQ, encoded by the coding sequence TTGAAACTTAGTAAAAGCGCATACCGGGCGATAGCCTGCACACTGCTGATAATCGCTGGCGGGCTTTATTATTTCAACAAGGCGGAGCTTCCGCCCCCTCCCGTGGTCCAGGAGGCGAAAGCCGACGACGGGTCTGCCAACATCACCTTCTTCGGCAGCAAGATCGTCGAACAGCAGGACGGCAAGAAACAGTGGGAGGTCGAAGCCGAGTCGGTGCAGATGAACCCCGGTACGAACAGGGCCCAACTGATCAATTTCCAAGCGACGCTCTACCGCGCTGACGGCAGCAAGCTTCACCTTGTCGGCCGCCAGGCGGAACTTGATACCAAAACCAGGGATATTCATATGTCGGGCGATATCAAAGCCACCAACAGCGACGGCGCGGTATTCACCTCCGCCACCGCACGCTGGGCCGCCAAGGAGCGCAAGTTTTTCGGCGGCGGCGGCATAACCATGACGAGAGGGGACACCGTCGTAACCGGCGACCGCGTCGAAGGCGACGAGCAGCTCGAAAAAGTGAAAGTATTCGGCAATGCCCGTGCTGTAAAAGGAGGAACTCCCCAATGA
- the lptB gene encoding LPS export ABC transporter ATP-binding protein has product MYNLFAKYIETEDLVKTYKGRNVVDGVSLRVDQGRVVGLLGPNGAGKTTTFYMIVGLERPNSGRIFINGEDVTSLPMYRRSMFGLGYLPQEPSVFRKLTVEENLLAILELKEDLTLAERKDKAAALMEELGVLAVRDRLGSQLSGGERRRVEIARSLATEPAFILLDEPFAGVDPIAVADIQEIIGFLRDRGIGVLITDHNVRETLSIVDYAYILNDGQTLICGDSATIAASEIARKFYLGDKFSL; this is encoded by the coding sequence ATGTACAATTTATTCGCAAAATATATTGAAACAGAAGACCTCGTCAAGACGTACAAAGGGCGCAACGTCGTCGACGGCGTAAGCCTGAGAGTCGACCAGGGCAGAGTCGTTGGCCTGCTCGGCCCTAACGGCGCCGGTAAAACCACCACCTTCTATATGATAGTGGGCCTGGAGCGGCCTAACAGCGGGCGGATTTTCATCAACGGCGAAGATGTAACCAGCCTGCCGATGTATCGCCGCTCGATGTTCGGGCTGGGCTACCTGCCCCAGGAACCGTCGGTCTTCCGCAAACTTACGGTCGAGGAGAACCTGCTCGCAATCCTGGAACTCAAGGAAGACCTAACCTTGGCCGAGCGTAAGGACAAGGCGGCAGCGCTGATGGAAGAACTGGGCGTCCTAGCCGTGCGCGACCGTCTGGGCTCGCAGCTCTCCGGCGGCGAACGGCGGCGGGTGGAAATCGCCCGGTCGCTGGCCACCGAGCCGGCCTTCATCTTGCTGGACGAACCCTTTGCCGGCGTTGACCCGATCGCCGTGGCCGATATCCAGGAAATCATCGGCTTCCTGCGCGACCGGGGCATCGGGGTGCTCATCACCGACCACAATGTCCGCGAAACGCTCAGCATCGTCGACTACGCCTATATCCTCAACGACGGCCAGACCCTCATCTGCGGCGACAGCGCCACCATCGCGGCCAGCGAGATAGCGCGGAAGTTCTATCTCGGCGACAAATTCAGCCTGTAA
- a CDS encoding HAD hydrolase family protein: protein MDTEVRARQVKLLVFDVDGVLTSGQLLFGPDGEAMKIFHAQDGLGINAAHRAGLKTALITGRESEMVRRRGTELSITDICQGAQDKIARLEQLLAKHHLTADEVAYTGDDLNDLAVMARAGLALAVANAAPEVKAAAHYVTSRTGGDGAVREIVELVLKAQGKWTAVVESYRRPGGDKPCQ from the coding sequence ATGGATACTGAGGTTCGCGCCCGCCAGGTCAAACTACTGGTTTTCGACGTGGACGGGGTGCTGACCTCGGGCCAACTGCTCTTCGGTCCCGACGGCGAGGCCATGAAGATTTTCCACGCCCAGGACGGCCTCGGCATCAACGCCGCCCACCGGGCCGGACTAAAAACCGCCTTGATAACCGGCCGGGAAAGCGAAATGGTGCGCCGGCGGGGAACCGAACTGTCGATAACCGATATCTGCCAGGGGGCGCAGGACAAAATCGCCCGCCTCGAACAACTGCTCGCCAAGCACCACCTGACGGCCGACGAGGTCGCCTACACCGGCGACGACCTCAACGACCTCGCCGTCATGGCGCGGGCCGGTCTGGCCTTGGCGGTAGCCAACGCCGCGCCGGAAGTCAAGGCCGCCGCCCATTACGTCACCAGCCGCACCGGCGGGGACGGAGCGGTGCGGGAAATCGTCGAGCTCGTCCTTAAAGCCCAGGGAAAGTGGACCGCGGTTGTCGAAAGCTACCGCCGCCCCGGCGGGGACAAGCCCTGTCAGTGA
- a CDS encoding LptF/LptG family permease, which yields MRILDKYILKELLGPFIFGVCAFSSVFIGTSTLFRIAQYITKFGAGFSPVVRLFIYSLPSIIVLTFPMSMLLASLLSFGRLSGSSEITAMKSGGLSFYRLATPVFIVAFFVSIFSVAFSELVVPASNEAYNHIVRYEIEKNTRPRSQEHIVIKDVKGGTIERLTYARKFDEEHSTMNAVTVQEFENDRLVRVENAERAIWEKNQWMMYNGIVHDLTPEGRLERSMHFVQQLMPVEKTPGAIAREQKKPEEMSIKELKIHINTLKREFVKTSVYETELHQRLAIPMACLVFALIGTPLGLQPHRSSSSIGLGLSIIIIFIYYTIMTITTALGQGGAIPPVLGAWFPNIVGIVAGLYLVRKASQ from the coding sequence ATGCGCATATTGGACAAGTACATCCTCAAAGAACTGCTGGGCCCCTTTATCTTCGGCGTTTGCGCCTTCTCCAGCGTCTTTATCGGCACCAGTACCCTCTTTAGGATCGCCCAATATATAACTAAATTCGGCGCCGGGTTCAGCCCGGTCGTCAGGTTGTTCATCTACAGTCTGCCCAGCATCATCGTGCTGACCTTCCCGATGTCGATGCTGCTGGCCTCGCTGCTGTCCTTCGGCCGGCTGTCAGGCTCGAGCGAAATCACGGCCATGAAGTCGGGCGGACTGAGCTTCTATCGCCTGGCGACGCCGGTATTCATCGTGGCCTTCTTTGTCAGCATTTTTTCGGTGGCGTTCAGCGAACTGGTCGTGCCGGCGTCTAACGAGGCATACAACCATATCGTGCGTTACGAGATCGAAAAAAATACCCGGCCCCGCTCCCAAGAGCACATCGTTATCAAGGACGTCAAAGGCGGCACCATCGAGCGCCTTACCTACGCCCGCAAATTCGACGAAGAGCACAGCACCATGAACGCCGTCACCGTGCAGGAATTCGAAAATGACAGACTGGTGCGGGTCGAGAACGCCGAAAGAGCGATCTGGGAAAAAAACCAGTGGATGATGTACAACGGGATCGTCCACGACCTCACCCCCGAAGGTCGCCTCGAACGGTCGATGCACTTCGTCCAGCAGCTCATGCCGGTGGAAAAAACGCCGGGAGCCATCGCCCGCGAGCAGAAAAAACCCGAGGAAATGTCCATCAAGGAACTCAAGATTCATATCAACACCCTCAAACGCGAATTCGTCAAAACCAGCGTCTATGAAACAGAACTCCACCAACGTCTGGCAATTCCCATGGCCTGCTTAGTCTTCGCGCTTATCGGCACGCCCCTCGGCCTCCAGCCTCATCGCTCCAGCTCCTCCATCGGCCTGGGGCTGAGCATAATCATCATCTTCATCTACTACACCATCATGACGATAACGACCGCGCTCGGCCAGGGGGGCGCTATCCCGCCGGTTCTGGGCGCGTGGTTCCCGAATATAGTCGGCATCGTTGCCGGCCTTTACCTGGTGCGCAAAGCCTCGCAGTAA
- a CDS encoding DUF3084 domain-containing protein, with amino-acid sequence MFGLTLIAVLAIMGGIIAYIGDWLGSKVGKRKLTVFGLRPKHTSILFTIVTGIIIAGMTLGVLSVSSRDVRTALFGMEALKAELTGLSREVAAKSVELDASRSALEAKTKEYSTLTVKINETMANLASVTEQLATVNAERDRTAAALEKVQRDYSHAKGDLTKAQQEIDVLQATKTELDARVASLNEAKTALQSDVDRLNELTANLRQGIQTVREGVVVFRASEVLTTAVTKGGQPVKETEEILGGIINSTNRAVLSRLGVQDKNIEVLWIAKADFDQAVQLVASTPEDVIVRILAMGNTIYGEPVIGRIELFPNRLVYTAGQTVFAETADAGDNGKQAEDVVLLFLQKVNAQAIVKGILPDPLQGTVGVISGSQLFDTVNKVKRVGGRVELSAVTKADIHTSGPLQIEIRVREATN; translated from the coding sequence ATGTTCGGTCTCACCCTCATAGCCGTCCTCGCCATCATGGGCGGAATTATCGCCTATATCGGCGATTGGCTAGGCAGCAAAGTGGGCAAACGCAAACTTACCGTTTTCGGCCTGAGGCCCAAACACACATCGATTCTGTTCACGATAGTGACCGGTATCATCATCGCGGGTATGACGCTGGGCGTACTGAGCGTCTCTTCCCGTGACGTACGGACCGCCCTGTTCGGCATGGAGGCGCTCAAGGCAGAACTGACCGGCCTTTCCCGCGAAGTTGCCGCCAAAAGCGTCGAGCTTGACGCCAGCCGCTCCGCCCTTGAGGCGAAGACCAAGGAATACTCGACCCTTACCGTCAAAATCAACGAAACGATGGCCAATCTTGCCAGCGTCACCGAACAGCTCGCCACTGTCAACGCCGAGCGCGACCGCACCGCGGCGGCCCTGGAGAAGGTGCAGCGGGATTACTCCCATGCCAAGGGCGACCTGACAAAGGCCCAGCAGGAAATCGACGTCCTGCAGGCGACCAAAACCGAACTCGACGCCCGCGTGGCGTCGCTCAACGAAGCCAAAACCGCACTCCAGAGCGACGTCGACCGGCTGAACGAACTCACCGCCAACCTCCGGCAGGGCATTCAGACTGTCCGCGAAGGCGTGGTCGTCTTCCGCGCCAGCGAGGTGTTGACAACCGCCGTTACCAAGGGCGGCCAACCGGTTAAGGAAACCGAGGAGATTCTCGGGGGCATCATCAACTCCACCAACCGGGCCGTTCTGAGCCGGCTGGGCGTACAGGACAAGAATATCGAAGTACTGTGGATCGCCAAGGCCGATTTCGACCAGGCGGTGCAGCTTGTCGCCTCGACGCCGGAAGACGTCATCGTCCGCATTCTCGCCATGGGCAACACCATTTACGGCGAGCCGGTCATCGGCCGCATCGAGCTCTTCCCCAACAGACTGGTCTACACAGCCGGGCAGACGGTCTTCGCCGAAACGGCGGACGCCGGCGACAACGGCAAACAGGCCGAAGACGTCGTCCTCCTCTTCCTGCAGAAGGTCAACGCCCAGGCGATCGTCAAAGGCATCCTGCCCGACCCGCTGCAGGGGACGGTAGGGGTCATAAGCGGCTCGCAGCTCTTCGATACCGTCAACAAGGTCAAACGGGTCGGCGGCCGCGTGGAGCTGTCGGCCGTCACCAAGGCGGACATCCACACCTCCGGGCCGTTGCAGATCGAAATAAGGGTGCGGGAAGCAACCAATTGA
- a CDS encoding KpsF/GutQ family sugar-phosphate isomerase — MIIEQAKEVLAVEAAAIQALIPRIDGQFTAAVNLILACSGRVIVTGMGKSGLVGRKIAATLASTGTPAFFLHPAEAIHGDLGMVTGEDVVLALSYSGETDEVLSILPIIRRIGAKVIAMSGREKSTLGSNADGFLDVAVEREACPLGLAPTASTTASLAMGDALAVALLTARRFTPEDFALFHPGGTLGRRLLLTVEQVMHSGEDNPVTPLGSSVKEALFVITAKGLGVTSIIDGDGRLQGIITDGDIRRSLEKGLDFLNKRVEEIMTRTPRTITADRLAAQALNMMEKNKPRPITVLPVVDGDQRAIGMIHLTDLLRQGVV; from the coding sequence ATGATCATCGAGCAGGCAAAAGAAGTGCTGGCAGTTGAAGCGGCGGCCATCCAGGCCCTCATCCCCCGCATCGACGGCCAGTTCACGGCAGCGGTAAACCTCATCCTCGCTTGTAGCGGCCGGGTAATCGTCACCGGTATGGGCAAATCAGGCCTTGTCGGCAGGAAGATCGCCGCCACCCTTGCCAGTACCGGCACACCGGCCTTTTTTCTGCATCCGGCCGAAGCCATCCACGGCGACCTCGGCATGGTAACAGGCGAAGACGTCGTCCTCGCCCTGTCCTATAGCGGCGAAACGGACGAAGTGCTCAGCATCCTGCCCATAATCCGCCGTATCGGCGCAAAGGTCATCGCCATGAGCGGCCGGGAAAAATCGACCCTTGGCAGCAACGCCGACGGCTTTCTCGACGTGGCGGTCGAAAGGGAGGCCTGCCCGCTGGGCCTGGCGCCAACCGCCAGCACCACCGCGTCTCTCGCCATGGGCGACGCCCTGGCGGTCGCACTCCTCACCGCCCGCCGTTTCACCCCCGAAGACTTTGCCCTCTTCCACCCTGGCGGCACACTTGGCCGGCGCCTGCTCCTCACCGTCGAGCAGGTCATGCACAGCGGTGAAGACAACCCGGTTACGCCGCTCGGCAGCAGCGTGAAAGAAGCGCTGTTCGTCATCACCGCCAAAGGCCTTGGCGTCACCTCGATCATCGACGGCGACGGACGCCTGCAGGGCATAATCACCGACGGCGACATCCGGCGCAGCCTCGAAAAGGGATTAGACTTCCTCAACAAGCGGGTAGAGGAAATAATGACCCGCACCCCACGGACGATAACCGCCGACAGGCTGGCCGCCCAGGCGCTCAACATGATGGAGAAGAACAAGCCGCGCCCCATCACGGTGCTGCCGGTCGTCGACGGCGACCAGCGGGCAATTGGTATGATTCACCTTACTGACTTATTGCGTCAAGGAGTGGTATAA
- a CDS encoding S-layer homology domain-containing protein: MKKTLVTLLALVFVLGIAGTAFAAPANPFVDVPAKHWAYGAVAKLAKAGVVDGYGDGTFRGDRTMTRYEMAQVVAKAMAKSEKADAETKALIDKLAVEFAAELNNLGVRVAKLEKNASTIKMSGDARLRYIHQDKGAANPSFAQRFRLVAQADVNDTTSFYGRWMVLNHNTMGTYNTAASNVITDANLTMKGFMPNFDLKAGRYSLNLGETTYYAGTTGGFDGVELTWKQGKAAFNFGYADVNATNYYSAFNTWAVGTGPGNVMYANLAYKFDSQVKAQTWFMKNQDNQNGANDWVNVFGVGTTVNLGKDWAFVADYWKNTAAQAKAMNNGSAPKGVVYRLQYGQMKAAVPGTWQAHIEYTKMENGANDLAFTGGYLVITNVKSYDVSYYYTLAKNVTMEAIYQWDMKNALTGAKYFNGEGSSRTRIQFNYIF, from the coding sequence ATGAAGAAAACTCTCGTTACTCTTCTCGCCCTCGTTTTCGTGCTCGGCATCGCCGGCACCGCGTTCGCCGCTCCGGCGAACCCCTTCGTTGACGTACCTGCTAAGCACTGGGCTTACGGCGCAGTTGCTAAGCTGGCGAAAGCCGGCGTAGTTGACGGCTATGGCGACGGCACCTTCCGCGGCGACCGCACCATGACCCGCTACGAAATGGCTCAGGTAGTTGCCAAGGCTATGGCCAAGTCCGAGAAGGCCGATGCTGAGACCAAGGCCCTCATCGACAAACTGGCCGTCGAGTTCGCCGCCGAACTGAACAACCTCGGCGTCCGCGTTGCGAAACTCGAGAAAAACGCCTCCACCATCAAGATGAGCGGCGACGCTCGCCTGCGTTACATCCACCAGGACAAAGGCGCTGCCAACCCGTCCTTCGCCCAGCGTTTCCGCCTGGTTGCCCAAGCTGACGTCAACGACACCACCAGCTTCTATGGCCGTTGGATGGTCCTCAACCACAACACCATGGGCACCTACAACACCGCTGCCAGCAACGTCATCACCGACGCCAACCTGACCATGAAAGGCTTCATGCCGAACTTTGACCTCAAAGCCGGCCGCTACAGCCTGAACCTTGGCGAAACCACGTACTACGCCGGCACCACCGGCGGCTTCGACGGCGTCGAGCTGACCTGGAAGCAAGGCAAAGCCGCTTTCAATTTCGGCTATGCTGACGTCAATGCCACCAACTACTACTCCGCGTTCAATACCTGGGCCGTAGGCACTGGCCCTGGCAACGTTATGTACGCCAACCTGGCCTACAAATTCGACAGCCAGGTTAAAGCCCAGACTTGGTTCATGAAAAACCAAGACAACCAGAACGGCGCTAACGATTGGGTCAACGTCTTCGGCGTGGGCACCACCGTTAACCTCGGCAAAGACTGGGCCTTCGTAGCCGACTACTGGAAGAACACCGCTGCTCAGGCCAAAGCTATGAACAACGGCTCTGCTCCGAAAGGCGTAGTCTACCGTCTGCAGTACGGCCAGATGAAAGCCGCCGTTCCCGGCACCTGGCAGGCTCACATCGAGTACACCAAGATGGAAAATGGCGCTAACGACCTCGCCTTCACCGGCGGCTACCTCGTTATCACCAACGTTAAATCCTATGACGTTTCCTACTACTACACCCTGGCCAAGAACGTCACCATGGAAGCCATCTACCAGTGGGATATGAAGAATGCTCTTACCGGAGCAAAATACTTCAACGGCGAAGGCTCCAGCCGTACCCGCATCCAGTTCAACTACATCTTCTAA
- a CDS encoding LptA/OstA family protein, whose product MKRKFAAAALTALIMVLIAATTAVSAPADKPVELIADTIEYDAKSGVMNAQGAVKLTRDKAVLTGANAQYNTKSKEAYVFGNVKVVREDTTLTANEVRSFEDNYLVATGNAVLIKGENTLAGPKIEHWVDRQYSLVPTAARLTMPDGWMTANRVEAFHTEDRAVADGDVHIVSDKRSLDATSDKAVYYGSKTEQGKVVMSGNARAVQEGNILTGKTLTIYLDDKAMDSQGRSKLVVKPQ is encoded by the coding sequence ATGAAACGAAAATTCGCTGCCGCTGCGCTGACAGCACTGATAATGGTGCTGATCGCCGCGACCACAGCCGTATCCGCCCCGGCCGATAAACCTGTCGAACTCATCGCCGACACCATCGAATACGATGCCAAATCCGGCGTCATGAACGCCCAAGGCGCGGTAAAGCTTACCCGCGACAAAGCGGTGCTCACCGGCGCGAACGCCCAGTACAACACAAAGAGCAAAGAAGCTTACGTCTTCGGCAACGTGAAAGTAGTGCGGGAAGACACCACCCTGACCGCCAACGAGGTGCGTTCCTTCGAAGATAACTATCTCGTGGCCACCGGCAATGCCGTGCTGATCAAAGGGGAAAATACTCTGGCCGGTCCGAAAATCGAACACTGGGTGGACCGCCAGTACTCGCTGGTCCCGACCGCAGCCCGCCTGACCATGCCTGACGGCTGGATGACCGCAAACCGCGTCGAAGCCTTCCACACTGAAGACCGGGCGGTAGCCGACGGCGATGTCCATATCGTCAGCGACAAGCGCAGCCTGGACGCCACCTCCGACAAGGCGGTCTACTACGGCTCCAAGACCGAACAGGGCAAGGTGGTAATGAGCGGCAACGCCCGCGCCGTCCAGGAGGGCAACATCCTGACCGGCAAAACGCTCACCATCTATCTCGACGACAAAGCCATGGACTCCCAGGGACGCTCCAAGCTTGTCGTCAAGCCCCAATAA
- a CDS encoding lysophospholipid acyltransferase family protein — protein MTNAWQYYLLKTISRIICLLPYPWLLALGRLLGRLYYRIAARQRERAIDQIKRGLGLTRPEAERIIRSLFVKLGQTFLEVMYLPVFRPATINRYITIENRHYLDEALAQGKGVAVLSAHMGNWEWLGAGLSMYGFPVASIVKSQPNDQHNRIINEYRQLVGIEMFTRGTTDLVAAAKALKNGRVLGFFSDQDAGKNGVFIEFLGKMASTPVGLAVFARRLAVPVVPAFIVRRAEGGHHIIVKPPLSFTFSGDDTADDYNFTVQATRLIEDMIRQYPDEWLWFQKRWNTKWAGEQA, from the coding sequence GTGACGAATGCTTGGCAGTATTACCTGCTCAAAACAATCAGCCGCATAATCTGCCTGCTGCCGTATCCCTGGCTTCTGGCGCTGGGCCGGCTGCTGGGCCGCCTTTATTACCGCATCGCCGCTCGCCAGCGCGAGCGGGCCATCGACCAGATAAAACGGGGGCTGGGGCTTACCCGGCCCGAGGCCGAGCGGATCATCCGCAGCCTGTTCGTCAAGCTCGGCCAGACCTTCCTGGAAGTGATGTACCTGCCGGTTTTTCGTCCGGCGACAATCAACCGGTATATTACGATCGAAAACCGCCATTATCTCGACGAAGCCCTCGCCCAGGGCAAAGGCGTGGCCGTGCTGTCCGCCCACATGGGCAACTGGGAGTGGCTGGGGGCCGGGCTGTCCATGTACGGCTTCCCGGTGGCCAGCATCGTAAAAAGCCAGCCAAACGACCAGCACAACCGCATCATCAACGAATACCGCCAGCTTGTCGGCATCGAAATGTTTACGCGCGGCACAACCGACCTGGTCGCCGCCGCCAAAGCCCTCAAGAACGGACGGGTGCTGGGTTTTTTCTCCGATCAGGATGCCGGCAAGAACGGCGTTTTCATCGAGTTCCTCGGCAAAATGGCCTCCACCCCCGTCGGACTGGCCGTCTTCGCCCGGCGGCTGGCTGTGCCGGTCGTGCCGGCGTTCATCGTCCGCCGCGCCGAGGGCGGGCACCATATCATCGTCAAACCGCCGCTCAGCTTCACCTTCAGCGGCGACGACACGGCCGACGACTATAACTTCACCGTCCAGGCCACGAGATTAATTGAAGACATGATCAGGCAATATCCGGACGAGTGGCTCTGGTTTCAGAAACGGTGGAATACGAAATGGGCAGGTGAACAGGCTTGA
- a CDS encoding pre-16S rRNA-processing nuclease YqgF, which yields MTDAVIAVDPGRDKCGVAVVSRLEGVQWKSVVPAGEMAAVVAGLAERHAIGTVVLGDRTGRKDAMAAMAALRPGGRELTVRLVDEHRSTDEARARYWRDNPPRGLARLVPVTLRVPPVPVDDYVAVIIAERYFRQ from the coding sequence ATGACCGATGCCGTCATCGCCGTCGACCCAGGCCGCGACAAATGCGGCGTCGCCGTCGTCAGCCGCCTGGAGGGCGTGCAGTGGAAAAGCGTCGTGCCGGCGGGCGAGATGGCCGCGGTCGTTGCCGGGCTCGCCGAGCGGCACGCTATCGGCACCGTCGTCCTCGGCGACCGCACCGGGCGCAAGGACGCCATGGCCGCTATGGCCGCGCTCCGTCCCGGCGGCCGCGAACTGACCGTCAGGCTGGTCGACGAGCACCGCTCCACCGATGAGGCCCGCGCCCGCTATTGGCGCGATAATCCGCCGCGGGGTCTGGCCAGGCTGGTGCCGGTCACCTTGAGGGTGCCGCCGGTGCCGGTGGACGATTATGTCGCCGTCATCATCGCCGAAAGGTACTTCCGCCAGTGA